Genomic window (Bosea vaviloviae):
TCGAAAACGCCCGTCAATGCCTGCTCGTCGCCGACAGCCTCAAGCTCGAGCGCTCCGCCCCGATCCGCATCGGCCATCTGCGCGATATCGACGTCTTCGTCACAGACCGCCTGACCTCCGCCCCTCTGCGCGAACTGTGCCGTGGCGCCGGGATTTCCGTGGTCGAGACCGCCGGGCCAGATGCGCCGACCGAAACCGAAGGCTGAATTTTCACTTTCACTTTCGTTTTGCCATTGCTCGCAACAAAAACACTGACTAGCCTTCGATTCAGGAAAGGCGCTGAAGCCGCCTGCCTGGAGGAAATGCGTGACGGGTCCGGTCTTCGACATCGCCATCATCGGCGGCGGGGTGAATGGCTGCAGCATCGCGCGCGATGCGGCCGGGCGCGGCGCTTCCGTCGTGCTGTTCGAGCAGGGCGATCTCGCCGGCGCCACCTCCTCGGCCTCGACCAAGCTGATCCATGGCGGACTGCGCTATCTCGAACATTACGAGTTCCGGCTGGTGCGCGAGGCGCTGGCGGAGCGCGAGGTGATGTGGCGGGCAGCGCCCCATATCGTCTGGCCATTGCGGTTCGTGCTGCCACATCATGCGGGCTTGCGCCCCGCCTGGCTGCTCCGGCTCGGCCTCTTCCTCTATGATCATCTCGGCGGCCGCCGCCTGCTGCCGGCCGCCCGTTCGCTCGACCTCAGCCGCGACGCCGCGGGCCGCGCGCTGAAGCCGCGCTTCACCCGCGCCTTCGAATATTCCGATTGCTGGGTCGAGGATTCGCGCCTGGTCGTGCTCAACGCGCGCGATGCGGCCGACCATGGTGCGACCATCCTCCCGCGCACAAAAGTCGTCGCTGCGCGCCGCGAGGCTGGGCATTGGCTGATCGCCTCGCACGGTCCCGATGGTGCCGAGGTGACGACCCGGGCGCGCGCGCTCGTCAATGCCGCCGGTCCCTGGGTTGCCGATGTGCTGAACGACGTCGTGTCCAGCACCCGCCCGGCCGCCGTCAGGCTGGTGCAGGGCAGCCATATCGTCGTGCCGCGCCTGTTCGAGCACGAGCGTTGCTATATCTTCCAGAACGCAGACGGCCGGATCATCTTCGCCATCCCTTATGAGGGCGATCTGACTTTGATCGGCACCACCGACAAGGATTATGAGGGCGATCCGGCCGAGGTTGCGGCCAGCCCAGACGAGATCGCCTATCTCTGCGCGGCGGCGAACGACTATTTTCGCGTCTCGATCACACCCGAGCAGGTGGTCTGGACCTATTCAGGGGTGCGCCCGCTCTATGACGACGGAGCCTCCAAGGCGCAGGAAGCGACCCGCGACTATGTCTTGACGCTCGATGCGCCCGAGGAGCAGGCGCCGCTGCTCTCGGTCTTCGGTGGCAAGATCACCACCTCGCGCCGTCTCGCCGAGGCCGCGGTCGAAAAGCTTTCCGCAGCCGTGGCGGCGCTGCGGGCGCCGCCCTGGACGGCGAATGCCTCGCTGCCAGGTGGCGACTTCCCGGTTGAGGGCTTCGAAGCGCTGGTCGAGAAGATCGCCGCCGCGCGCCCCTGGCTCCCGAGCAAACTGGCGCGGCGGCTCGCCCGGGCTTACGGTACGCGCGCCGAAGCGCTGCTCGAAGGCGCCAGCGCGATGGCCGATCTCGGCCGCGTCTTCGGCGCCGACTTGACCGAGCGTGAGGTCTCCTGGCTGATGACGCAGGAATGGGCGCTCTCGTCCCAGGATGTGCTGTTCCGACGCAGCAAGCTTGGCCTGCGCTTTTCGGCCGAGCAGGAACGGGCACTCGCCGAACACATGGCGGCGCAAGCCGCCAGAGCGCCGGCCATGTCCCTGCAAGCGGAGCCGCGCTGATGAGCTTGGTGCTGGACAATGTCGGACTGGCGCGTGGCGGGCAGGATCTGCTCAGCGGCATCTCGCTGACGCTGCCGAAGGGCTCGCTCAACGTCCTGCTCGGCGCGACGCTCGCGGGCAAGACCTCCCTGATGCGGCTGATGGCCGGGCTCGACGCGCCGACGACCGGCCGCGTCCTCGTCGGCGGGCGCGACGTCACCGGGCTGCCGGTGCAGAAGCGCGATGTCGCCATGGTCTACCAGCAGTTCATCAACTACCCCTCGCTGAGCGTCTACGAGAACATCGCCTCGCCTCTACGGGTCGCCCGGCTCGGGGCCGACGAGATCGCGGCACGGGTCAGGGCCGCCGCTGGCCTGCTCAGGCTCGAGCCCTATCTGCAGCGCAAGCCGCTGGAACTCTCGGGCGGCCAGCAGCAGCGCACCGCGATCGCGCGCGCCTTGGTGAAGCGGGCCGAGTTGGTCCTGCTCGACGAGCCGCTCGCCAATCTCGACTACAAGCTGCGCGAGGAACTGCGCGAGGAACTGCCGCGCATCTTCGCCGAATCTGGCGCGATCTTCGTCTACGCCACCACCGAGCCGAGCGAGGCGCTTCTGCTCGGCGGCGCGACCGCGACCCTGTTCCAGGGCAAGGTGACGCAGTTCGGCCCGACCGCGCAGGTCTATCGCCAGCCGCATGACCTGGTGACGGCGCAGGTCTTCTCCGATCCGCCGCTGAACGTCCTGTCCGGGCGCAAGCAGGGCGGCGAGGTCACGCTTGCCACCGGAGCGAGCGTGCCGGCCGCCGGCGCCTTCGCCGCCGTGCCCGACGGGCGCTACAGCATCGGTTTCCGCGCCCATCATCTGGCGCTCGATCCTTTGCCGGCTCCGGCTATCGCGCTCTCCGCCACCGTTTCGGTTTCCGAGATCACCGGCTCGGAAAGCTATGTCCATCTCGATCTTGGCGCGCATCGTCTCGTCGCGCTGGTCCCGGGCGTGCGCCGGCTGGAGCCGGGCTCGGCCGTGACGGCCTGGCTCGATCCGCGCCGCATCTTCCTGTTCGACGAGAGCGGGGCGCTTGCCGCCAGCGCTGTCGCGAAGGCCGCGTGAGAGCGCCATGGCCCAGATCACGCTCGACAAGCTCGCCCATGCCTACAAGCCCAATCCACAGGGTCCGCAGGACTATGCCCTGACCGAAGTCGACCATGTCTGGCGCCAGGGCGGGGCCTATGCCTTGCTCGGTCCGTCCGGCTGCGGCAAGACCACCCTGCTCAACATCATTTCGGGCCTCGTCGTGCCGACGCGCGGGCGCATCCTGTTCGACGGCGTCGACATCACGCGGCTGCCGACCGAGGCGCGCAACATCGCCCAGGTCTTCCAGTTCCCGGTCGTCTACGACACCATGACGGTGCGCGAGAACCTGGCCTTTCCGCTGAAGAATCGCGGCGTCGAGCGCAAGCTGATAGAGGCCCGCGTCGCCGAGATCGCCGGCCTGCTCGACCTGACCGGGGTGCTTGATCGCAAGGCGAGCCATCTCGGCGCCGACGCCAAGCAGAAAATCTCACTCGGGCGCGGGCTGGTGCGCCCCGATGTGGCGGCGATCCTGTTCGATGAGCCGCTGACGGTGATCGACCCGCATCTGAAATGGCAGCTGCGCTCGATGCTGAAGGAACTGCATCGCAAGCTCGATCTGACCATGATCTACGTCACCCATGACCAGACCGAGGCGCTGACCTTCGCCGACACGGTCGTGGTCATGCATGAGGGCGGCGTGGTCCAGACCGGCACGCCGGAGGAATTGTTCCAGCATCCGGCCCACACCTTCGTCGGCCATTTCATCGGCTCGCCGGGCATGAATGTTCTGCCCTGCGCGGTTTCGGGCGCGTTCGCCAGCGTCGCCGGCCAGACGATCCCGCTGGTGCGGGCCTACCCCGCGCTCGCCGCCGGCCGGATCGAGCTCGGCATCCGGCCGGAATATGCGCTCCTGCGTCCGCGCGGCGAGGGTTTGCCGGTGCGGATCCGCCGGATCGACGATATCGGCCGCGTTCGCATCGCCCGCGTCGAGCTCGACGGCCTGGCGATGGCGGCGACAGTGCCGGAGGAGGCGAGTTTCGACGGCGACGCGGCCTCGCTCGCCCTCGATTCGAAACAGATCCACATCTATTGCGACGGGCATCTCGTGAAGGGCGACCCCCTGCATGCCGCCTCGCCGGCCACGGAGGGTGTCTGAGCATGCGCAAGCCCGTCAACCAGAAGGCCTGGTTCCTGGTGCTGCCGGTGCTGCTGATCGTGGCCTTCTCGGCCGTGATCCCGCTGATGACCGTGGTCAATTATTCGATGCAGGATTCCTTCGGCAACAACCAGTTCTTCTGGAACGGCGTCGGCTGGTTTTCCGAATTGCTCGATCCCAAGAGCGACCTCGGCTCGCGCTTCTACGACTCGCTCTGGCGCAACCTCGCCTTCTCGGGAATCATCCTGGCCATCCAGATTCCGCTCGGCTTCGTCGTGGCGCTGTCGATGCCGCGCGAGGGCTGGCAGGTCTCGGTGACGCTGGTGCTGATGGCGCTGCCGCTGCTGATCCCGTGGAACGTGGTCGGCACGATCTGGCAGATCTTCGCCCGCGGCGACATCGGCCTGTTCGGCGCGGCCGTGAACGGACTCGGCATCCGCTACAACTATGTTTCCGACCCGCTCGCGGCATGGTTCACCATCATCATCATGGATGTGTGGCACTGGACCTCGCTGGTGGCGCTGCTCTGCTATGCCGGCCTCAAGTCGATCCCCGACGCCTACTACCAGGCCGCCCGCATCGACGGCGCCTCGCGCTGGGCCGTGTTCCGCACCATCCAGTTACCGAAGATGAGCCGCGTCCTGCTCATCGCCGTTCTGCTGCGCTTCATGGATTCCTTCATGATCTATACCGAGCCCTTCGTCGTCACCGGCGGCGGCCCGGGCAATTCCACCACCTTCCTGTCGATCGAACTGGTCAAGCTCGCGCTCGGGCAGTTCGACCTCGGCAAGGCTGCGGCGCTCTCGATCGTCTACAACCTGATCATCCTGGCCGTGTGCTGGGTTTTCTACACGGTCATGACCGCGGCCGACGCCAACGCCGACGCGAACGGGGGGAGAGCCTGATGCGCGGCGGCCGCCTCATTCTCGTTCTCTACCTCGTCGGGCTGATGCTGCCGATCTACTGGCTCGTCAACATGAGCTTCAAGACCAACACCGAGATCACCAACGCGCTGACGCTCTGGCCGCAGGTCTTCACCTTCGACAATTACCGCAAGATCTTCACTGACCCGAGCTGGTACAACGGCTATCTCAACTCGCTGAAATACGTGGCGCTGAACACGCTGCTCTCGATTTCCTTCGCCCTGCCGGCGGCTTACGCCTTCTCGCGCTACCGTTTCCTCGGTGACAAGCATCTGTTCTTCTGGCTGCTCTCGAACCGGATGGCGCCACCGGCGGTGTTCGCGCTGCCCTTCTTCAACCTCTATTCGGCGATCGGCTTGTTCGACACGCCCTGGGCCGTGGCGCTGGCGCATTGCCTGTTCAACGTGCCGCTCGCGGTCTGGATCCTCGAGGGCTTCATGTCCGGCGTGCCGCGCGAGATTGACGAAACGGCGGCGATCGACGGCTATTCCTTCCCGCGCTTCTTCGTGAAGATCTTCCTGCCGCTGATCGCCTCTGGCGTCGGCGTCGCGGCCTTCTTCTGCTTCATGTTCTCCTGGGTCGAGCTCCTGCTGGCGCGCACCCTGACCAGCGTCAGCGCCAAGCCGATCGCGGCCACCATGACGCGCACCGTCTCGGCCGCCGGCATGGACTGGGGCGTGCTCGCGGCGGCCGGCGTGTTGACGCTGATCCCCGGCGCGCTCGTGATCTGGTTCGTGCGCAACTACATCGCCAAGGGCTTCGCCCTGGGGAGGGTGTGATGGATCTCGCCTGGATGGCCTGGACCTGGCAGACCGGCCTGTTCTTCGCCGGTATCGCCTCGCTTCTCGTCCTGCTGACGCTGCTGGCGATCTGGCGCCCCGAGACCGAGCGCGTCGGCGCGCTGCGCATCGCCACCACCCGTGGCGACAGGCTCTTCATCTCGCTGCTTGGCAGCGCCTTCATTCACCTCGCCTGGCTCGGCCTCGTCGGTCCGGGCCTGGGGTGGGCTTCCGGCCTTGCGCTCCTCTATGCCGCGGCGGTGTTCCGCTGGGTGTGAGGATGGGCCCAACAACAAGAAACGACCGAACCCGAAAAGGGACGGCAACGCATAAAAGCACCGGAGGATAACGATGACGACGCTCAGGACGAATCTTCGCCGCATGGCCGGCGCCAGCCTGTTTGCGCTGACGCTTGCCGCCGGACCCGCCATGGCCGGCCCCGAGGAGGCGCGCAAATGGATCGACAGCGAGTTCCAGCCCTCGACCCTGGACAAGGCCGCCCAGCTCAAGGAGATGGAATGGTTCATCAACGCGGCGAAACCCTTCGCCGGCATGGAGATCAACATCGTCTCGGAGACGATCACCACCCATGAATACGAGGCCAAGGTGCTGGCCAAGGCCTTCAGCGAGATCACCGGCATCAAGCTGACGCACGACCTGATCCAGGAAGGCGACGTGGTCGAGAAGATTCAGACGCAGATGCAGTCCGGCAAGAACATCTATGATGGCTGGATCAACGATTCCGATCTGATCGGCACGCATTTCCGCTACAAGCAGGCGACCAACCTGACCGACTGGATGGCCGGGCCGGGCAAGGACGTCACCAATCCCGGCCTCGACATCGACGACTTCATCGGCAAGTCCTTCGGCACCGGACCGGACGGCAAGCTCTACCAGCTGCCGGTCCAGCAGTTCGCGAACCTCTACTGGTTCCGCTATGACTGGTTTCAGCGCGCCGACCTGAAGGAAAAGTTCAAGGCCAAATACGGCTACGACCTCGGCGTTCCCGTGAACTGGTCTGCCTATGAGGACATCGCCGAGTTCTTCACCAACGATGTCAAGGAAATCGACGGCACCAAGATCTTCGGCCATATGGACTATGGCAAGAAGGATCCCTCGCTCGGCTGGCGCTTCACCGACGCTTGGCTCTCCATGGCCGGCAATGGCGACAAGGGCATCCCGAACGGCCTGCCGGTTGATGAATGGGGCATCCGCATGGAAGGCTGCCGCCCGGTCGGCTCGGCGGTCGAACGCGGCGGCGACACGAACGGCCCCGCGGCGGTCTACTCGATCGTCAAATATGTCGACTGGCTGAAGAAATACGCCCCGCCGCAGGCGCAAGGCATGACCTTCGGCGAGTCCGGGCCGGTGCCGGCGCAGGGCACGATCGCCCAGCAGATCTTCTGGTACACGGCTTTCACCGCCGACATGGTCAAGCCCGGCCTGCCGGTGATGAGCTCGGACGGCAAGCCGAAATGGCGGATGGCGCCCTCGCCCAAGGGTGCCTACTGGAAGGACGGGATGAAGCTCGGCTACCAGGACGCCGGCTCGGCGACCCTGCTGAACTCGACCCCGGTCGAGCGCCGCAAGGCGGCCTGGCTCTATCTGCAGTTCATCGTCTCCAAGACGGTCAGCCTGAAGAAGAGCCATGTCGGCCTCACCTTCATCCGCGA
Coding sequences:
- a CDS encoding ABC transporter substrate-binding protein; the protein is MTTLRTNLRRMAGASLFALTLAAGPAMAGPEEARKWIDSEFQPSTLDKAAQLKEMEWFINAAKPFAGMEINIVSETITTHEYEAKVLAKAFSEITGIKLTHDLIQEGDVVEKIQTQMQSGKNIYDGWINDSDLIGTHFRYKQATNLTDWMAGPGKDVTNPGLDIDDFIGKSFGTGPDGKLYQLPVQQFANLYWFRYDWFQRADLKEKFKAKYGYDLGVPVNWSAYEDIAEFFTNDVKEIDGTKIFGHMDYGKKDPSLGWRFTDAWLSMAGNGDKGIPNGLPVDEWGIRMEGCRPVGSAVERGGDTNGPAAVYSIVKYVDWLKKYAPPQAQGMTFGESGPVPAQGTIAQQIFWYTAFTADMVKPGLPVMSSDGKPKWRMAPSPKGAYWKDGMKLGYQDAGSATLLNSTPVERRKAAWLYLQFIVSKTVSLKKSHVGLTFIRETDIWDKSFTERAPALGGLVEFYRSPARVQWTPTGNNVPDYPRLAQLWWQNIGDASSGAKTPQAAMDALAAAQDSVMERLERSGVQGDCGPKLNPRTTAEEWFAKAEKAGTLAPQRKLANEKPKGETIDYDTLIKSWPASPPKKG
- a CDS encoding ABC transporter ATP-binding protein produces the protein MAQITLDKLAHAYKPNPQGPQDYALTEVDHVWRQGGAYALLGPSGCGKTTLLNIISGLVVPTRGRILFDGVDITRLPTEARNIAQVFQFPVVYDTMTVRENLAFPLKNRGVERKLIEARVAEIAGLLDLTGVLDRKASHLGADAKQKISLGRGLVRPDVAAILFDEPLTVIDPHLKWQLRSMLKELHRKLDLTMIYVTHDQTEALTFADTVVVMHEGGVVQTGTPEELFQHPAHTFVGHFIGSPGMNVLPCAVSGAFASVAGQTIPLVRAYPALAAGRIELGIRPEYALLRPRGEGLPVRIRRIDDIGRVRIARVELDGLAMAATVPEEASFDGDAASLALDSKQIHIYCDGHLVKGDPLHAASPATEGV
- a CDS encoding ABC transporter ATP-binding protein, encoding MSLVLDNVGLARGGQDLLSGISLTLPKGSLNVLLGATLAGKTSLMRLMAGLDAPTTGRVLVGGRDVTGLPVQKRDVAMVYQQFINYPSLSVYENIASPLRVARLGADEIAARVRAAAGLLRLEPYLQRKPLELSGGQQQRTAIARALVKRAELVLLDEPLANLDYKLREELREELPRIFAESGAIFVYATTEPSEALLLGGATATLFQGKVTQFGPTAQVYRQPHDLVTAQVFSDPPLNVLSGRKQGGEVTLATGASVPAAGAFAAVPDGRYSIGFRAHHLALDPLPAPAIALSATVSVSEITGSESYVHLDLGAHRLVALVPGVRRLEPGSAVTAWLDPRRIFLFDESGALAASAVAKAA
- a CDS encoding carbohydrate ABC transporter permease, which codes for MRGGRLILVLYLVGLMLPIYWLVNMSFKTNTEITNALTLWPQVFTFDNYRKIFTDPSWYNGYLNSLKYVALNTLLSISFALPAAYAFSRYRFLGDKHLFFWLLSNRMAPPAVFALPFFNLYSAIGLFDTPWAVALAHCLFNVPLAVWILEGFMSGVPREIDETAAIDGYSFPRFFVKIFLPLIASGVGVAAFFCFMFSWVELLLARTLTSVSAKPIAATMTRTVSAAGMDWGVLAAAGVLTLIPGALVIWFVRNYIAKGFALGRV
- a CDS encoding DUF2160 domain-containing protein, with the translated sequence MDLAWMAWTWQTGLFFAGIASLLVLLTLLAIWRPETERVGALRIATTRGDRLFISLLGSAFIHLAWLGLVGPGLGWASGLALLYAAAVFRWV
- a CDS encoding carbohydrate ABC transporter permease, which produces MRKPVNQKAWFLVLPVLLIVAFSAVIPLMTVVNYSMQDSFGNNQFFWNGVGWFSELLDPKSDLGSRFYDSLWRNLAFSGIILAIQIPLGFVVALSMPREGWQVSVTLVLMALPLLIPWNVVGTIWQIFARGDIGLFGAAVNGLGIRYNYVSDPLAAWFTIIIMDVWHWTSLVALLCYAGLKSIPDAYYQAARIDGASRWAVFRTIQLPKMSRVLLIAVLLRFMDSFMIYTEPFVVTGGGPGNSTTFLSIELVKLALGQFDLGKAAALSIVYNLIILAVCWVFYTVMTAADANADANGGRA
- the glpD gene encoding glycerol-3-phosphate dehydrogenase — its product is MTGPVFDIAIIGGGVNGCSIARDAAGRGASVVLFEQGDLAGATSSASTKLIHGGLRYLEHYEFRLVREALAEREVMWRAAPHIVWPLRFVLPHHAGLRPAWLLRLGLFLYDHLGGRRLLPAARSLDLSRDAAGRALKPRFTRAFEYSDCWVEDSRLVVLNARDAADHGATILPRTKVVAARREAGHWLIASHGPDGAEVTTRARALVNAAGPWVADVLNDVVSSTRPAAVRLVQGSHIVVPRLFEHERCYIFQNADGRIIFAIPYEGDLTLIGTTDKDYEGDPAEVAASPDEIAYLCAAANDYFRVSITPEQVVWTYSGVRPLYDDGASKAQEATRDYVLTLDAPEEQAPLLSVFGGKITTSRRLAEAAVEKLSAAVAALRAPPWTANASLPGGDFPVEGFEALVEKIAAARPWLPSKLARRLARAYGTRAEALLEGASAMADLGRVFGADLTEREVSWLMTQEWALSSQDVLFRRSKLGLRFSAEQERALAEHMAAQAARAPAMSLQAEPR